Part of the Cherax quadricarinatus isolate ZL_2023a chromosome 48, ASM3850222v1, whole genome shotgun sequence genome, cgccagcaatttctacactgttgtggtgtagggatcacctttcgaacttgtaaccgatgtcctgctatataaactgaggatgggagttctcggctgtcaaaagttaaacgagccacattgctagggtatcgtctccgcccacgggcaggaagaacgtaagtgtctaccttgaggattgggagatcttggagttccagctgttctagaatgtcggtgccacatgtctggaaattttgttgaactatggtatggggcagaatgacggtaccactacaagaattgagggaatgatgtttttcaagggtgacaggaacagtatctatatgggaaagacgagagagctcacgagcctgggtagcattctgtacggtaatgatgcgcgtaccgctcttaagagcatgaaaagaaatatctttaccaacatggcgtaggagtgccttgccaatactatggtcagaaagataggcagtagaggaagttggtcgtaaagtgaagaatttagtccactgttcagtctgaaactgagcgtggaaaggtagtgaaggacgtgtcgatcgtttctgagaagaacgagaaggtgaaggtggagaagtatcatcagcaggtaattgtcgttgacgtttaggcgtgggaccagagttggtccgacgtggaacgggtcggcgatttgaaaattgccgcaccgtagagggagaggccggaagcatagtcagaggagagcgaaggtctgataaatcgaaggagtcagtcgaggcctcagtacctgaagcgggtgaggaaacagcaccggcaataggtacagaggcatgaggaatgtctgaagagtggtccaaagacgaggcggggtcagaacggggtgcggtatcaagaaggggcccgggggtaccaggttcatggactagggctgccatggttaggttacttctgtttaagaaaaaaaaaaaagagaaaaataaaaaaaagaaaaaaaaaggggggaccggggagggatagttcctaggaggaatgaaagggccagaaatctccctccgcgcccaagaggacctcagcaccgcaagtagcgcagatgcagcatggaacccgtgccataccctacccatcatgctagtaaactaacaatccgggatagcaacctcacatctgccgagctacctcggtggacaaaagagagggcggccggatatccgccacaaagcatacctccttcggccaccacccccggaatccgaaaggtggcttccagagatacactcgtcgcccgaaagacacccaaagctactccgggataccggagagggatcgggacatccccaggcgatccagattccacggcaaactacgccaccgctaagaacctcaacggaatgggatggaccccggtatcctttctcctacccaggaactagcgcgcctgtgggagaaatcccaaaggacaaaaagaggaagggcaaaagggaggagtggggaggaggaggaggaaaggaaaaaggggaggatgggataggggaggggagattggggggtaattaggttcggtctgaggaagaagaccgataggtctaattcctcagaccaagagcctcttcaccacgccaaggagccccccttgaagaggttgtaaccgatgtcccgcgacatatacagaggacgggagttctcggctgtcaaaagttaaacgagccacattgcaagggtaacgtctccgcccccgggcaggaaggacataagtgtctactttgaggattgggagatcctggagttccagctgttcaaaaatgtcattgccacatgactggaaattctgttggactatggtatggggcagaatgacagtaccactacaagaattgagagaaagatgtttttcaatagtgataggagtagtatcgatattcgaaaggagagaaagatcatgagcttgggtagcattctggacagtgacgatgcgcgtaccgctcttgagagcgtgaaacgaaatatctctgccaacatgacgcaggagcgctttgccaatactatggtcagaaaggtaggcagaagaagaagttggtcttaaagtaaagaatttagtccattgtgtggtccgaaactgcgCGTGGAGaaggagtgcttgacgtgtcggtcttttccgagtagaatgggaaggtaacgaaggagcatcatcaggagattgacgttggcgtttaggagtaggaccggagttggtccggcatgaaatgggcgggcgattcgaaaattgccgtaccgtagagggagaagccggaagcatagtcaaaggagagcggagttcagacaaatcaaaggagtcagtcgaagccccggtacctgaagcgggtgaggaaactgcaccagcaagaggtacaggggcatcaggagtgtccgaagagtggtctaaacacaaggcagggtcagaatggggtgcggtatcaagaaggggcccgggggtagtggtttcatggactagggctgccatggttaggttactcctttgctttttgtttttaagaaaaaaaaaagaaagaaaataaaataacaaaaaaaaagaaaaggggggagcggggaggaatagttcccaggaggaatgaaagggccggaaatctccctccgcgcccaagaggacctcaacaccgctagtagcgcagatgcagcatggaacccgtgccataccctacccttcatgccagtaaaccagcaatccgggatagcaacctcacatctgccgagctacctcggtggacaaaagagagggcggccggatatccgccacaaagcatacctcctttggccaccacccccggaatccgaaaggtggcttccagagatacacccgtcgcccaaaagacacccaaagctactccgggataccggagagggatcgggacatccctaggcaatccagattccacggcaaactatgccaccgccaagaacctcaacggaatgggagggaccccggtgtcctttcccctacctaggaactagcgcgcctgtgggagaaatcccgaaggccaaaaagaggaagggcaaaaaggaggggtgaggaggaggaggaggaatggaaaaaggggaggatggggaggatgggataggggaggggagaatggggggtaattaggttcgttctgaggaagaagaccgacagggctaattccccagaccaagagcctcttcaccacgccaaggagccccccttgaagaggtataaATGCACGAGCCTCTGCGTCACAACATTTACATCCCTGCAACCCTTCCCGAGATTTTCCAGTCTTATTAGATAGCCATAAGAATCTCCAATTTTCATCCACTTTATATTATACCTTTCATACCACTAATTTTTTAGCTTTTAAGTTTACCCAATTACCACATCGCTTACCTTAAACAGTACTCTTCTGTAGATTCGTtaaaaatttatttatatatctgATAAAACTTATTAGCTTAGTCAAGTTCACAATATACTGTACCTTGCTTGTGATACTGTCTGCAGTACACCAAGGTACTATTTATTACAGATAAGGTTAAAATTAACTAACTACTGGTCTGAAACATTAAGCATTGCTGAACACTCACTGGAACCTTCCATGTGTACATCACTGCCTTCCTTATTCTTGGCTGGCACAAGGGTAAAGCTTAGAACCAATGCTGTAATGGCCAACGTGCACACTGCTGCCCACTCCAGGAAAAGACTTAACACGTATGCCTCCGTAATGTGGACATCACAAATAATATTACCTAGAATATAACAGTGCCTAATTTCTAACATGATCATGCTTAGAAAAATTCTCTTTATAATGACCAGGATACCAAAGTGCTTTATTTAAATTTATATACTGCATTTAGATGTTAATTTCAAACCCACAAAAATATGTAGTTAACATTCTTACGTATCGTATAGCCAGCTTCAGTCACTTCAGGCTTATGTAGAGCCAAGTGGGGGGCAGTTTTACCAATGTATCTGATGAGTCCAGTAGTCAAGACCGGCAGCATAACTAATATTAAGGAACCCAATGCTAGACCCAAGGCAAGGCCCAAGGGGCGGCTGGGACGCCATAGTGTCTGCAGAAAGATTAATGCATTAATCTAGTAACATGGTAATAGGCTAGGCTTCCCCCTGTCCTATTGAAAATAAAAAGATAAATCATTAGTCCTACAGATAGGACTTCACAAAAACTTTCCTTTAAAGTTACAAATTCGGAAAAATACTCACCCTTCGTGAAACAATTAATCTGAAAATGCCAGTAAGTGCAAGACTATAAGCAAAGGATGAAGTCTCCAGGTCTTGTATATCTGTATTCCATCTGCCATAGGAGTGTTCAGCAGTTTCTTGCGAGGATGGCTCCTTGGAGGGCTGAGAGGAGTAATTGCTTATCGCCTTCAAAATCAAATCTGAGTTTAAGCCAGGAAGAACATTAAAACCATTCTGCATTTCTTGTGTTGCCCTGGCCACACGAAGCAACTCTTCAGTTTCCTCCGCAACTACCTGGTCATTACGTATATCAATGTACTCTACTATAAACTCTTGCAAGCCTTCTCCATCGTCTGTTAATCCACTAAATTGTAAGTTATCATCCACTACATTGTCTTTATGTTGGTTTACCAAATCATGTCTGAAGGCCAAAAGGGTGAAGGGAGTCCAAATGACCACCAGGTAAATCAAATTAAGGCAGAGGATTGTGTTGAAGGAAATTAGTTCGTACACGCGAGAccctgaaaaataaaaaaaagattaaGATATTTACACAATAATTAAAGCAGACATGAATTATATCTTTCGGTTGCAGAGAACCTCACAGCCCCCTCTCCCCTTTGCCAGACTGGTCCCATTTATCTCATACGACCATCAGCCCCCTCCCCTGGCACTTCCCCCCACCGTCCCTGGGACAACACCTCACCTCTCGTATACTTGGGATAGGTAGAAATCCGCACAAGAGCTGCTACGTTGGCTACCAGAAGCATGAAGATTACCACCAGCCGCACTGAGGATATCACAAGAGGAACCACCCACTCCATCTTCACACCTGCAAACCAAGGTGTCACGCTTAGTCAAATACCAATTCTGAAAAATGAAACGATGGTACAACTGTATATGCCAAGTGCCACCTGATCAGTGTGTGATAGACTTTCAAGCCAGTCAGCAATAGCCTGACTGGTCATGCGGTCGCCAGAAAAGCCTAACCATTTTTCACTTATCTGGTGACCAATGGTTATAGCCCTGAACAATCTTCGCGTGGCGATTAGTTTTGCTTTATCTTTAAAAACCAAGTCACTAACGACTGATTGATAACTTTCGTCCAGacatttttttttagattttaagTCATCATCATCTTGCATAAAACCAAAGGAAATAAATGTTAAGGATTGTACACATTTGTCACTGACACAGCTTGAGCAACTTAAGTTGGCATATCTCTTCCCCCTAATTAGGCCTATATGCTTCGATTGGGACTGGAATATTACTTTGCTATTTTACTTTCATAAGTTTCTTTTCCTTTCTTATTCTTCTAAAGGAATATTTATGCCCGTTATTCATATTAGCTTTTTAATATCTGATTTAAGATGTTTTAACCTGCTTAACCAGTCAAGGTCATTACTGTGATCCAGATTAACCCATCTGGAAAACAGTTTGGGCAGCTTTTATGCTTTAAAAAAAGATTTAACCCAGTTCACAGGATAATCGGTCACATTACGCCAGTGTATTAATTGGAAACTTGCTAATTTGTGATTACTCTCAACTCATTAACCTCAAACTAAGTTCCTTGTTTGCAAGAACCAGGTCACGTATGCTATATCAAGTATGCTATATCTAGTCTAATTTGAGAGATTATACCAAGTTAAGACTCAATAAGTCAGTTTCAGTATTTAGCTGAAGTTAAATCGTCCAGCAAAACTAGATTATGTTTAATGTTCCCTGTCCAGGTAGGGGTCGATTACACCCAAGAGTTTGATCTCAAGGGACACTAAAAGCTAACCAAAGATGGCGTCCTCGTTTCACTTAATCTTTTTTAATGCAATAGGttcaagactttgtcactgcaaCTTTCCTCTTTTATCTTATCAGGAATTTTTAATGCCCCTTTTAAGTGGTATTCAGTGGGCATGTCTAAAGTTGAACCAAGCTTATTTTAAT contains:
- the LOC128696184 gene encoding uncharacterized protein; this encodes MEWVVPLVISSVRLVVIFMLLVANVAALVRISTYPKYTRGSRVYELISFNTILCLNLIYLVVIWTPFTLLAFRHDLVNQHKDNVVDDNLQFSGLTDDGEGLQEFIVEYIDIRNDQVVAEETEELLRVARATQEMQNGFNVLPGLNSDLILKAISNYSSQPSKEPSSQETAEHSYGRWNTDIQDLETSSFAYSLALTGIFRLIVSRRTLWRPSRPLGLALGLALGSLILVMLPVLTTGLIRYIGKTAPHLALHKPEVTEAGYTIRNIICDVHITEAYVLSLFLEWAAVCTLAITALVLSFTLVPAKNKEGSDVHMEGSNCNVETLARDLVLVLGASWAWPLKPLLALILYCQYGPHWTNLVCSLANVVVAIPVVFIPLAIFLSRPRKNVDQTPIGIISVSHEVVTEDVSVKDKPDVAVSRGACNTSGKKFSEDNIKTVEIEGTCDLHIEIVDTEITGAENTITNYASPEQKDKNIIRDNLKFYLGTDILNRKNTEDDECMILSADSDSEV